A DNA window from Maribellus comscasis contains the following coding sequences:
- a CDS encoding ferredoxin → MHRTTREPLRDMEKNNKSKNRREFLQSGVRLSLALALGGVSGLSLSKAIKDDYVWQIDPFVCTQCGRCATECVLNPSAVKCVHAYDLCGYCDLCGGYLKPDSNARTTAAENQLCPTAAIERKFIEEPYFEYHINEDLCIGCAKCVKGCTSFGNGSLHLQIIHDICLNCNECSIARMCPSDAIKRVKASEAYNIKGDWTKPTT, encoded by the coding sequence ATGCATCGCACAACGAGAGAACCATTAAGAGACATGGAAAAAAATAATAAATCAAAAAATCGAAGGGAATTTCTGCAAAGCGGAGTACGTTTATCGCTTGCTCTCGCGTTGGGAGGTGTTAGCGGATTGTCGTTAAGTAAAGCAATCAAAGATGATTATGTGTGGCAGATCGATCCATTTGTCTGTACACAATGCGGACGTTGCGCCACCGAGTGTGTTTTGAATCCATCGGCTGTGAAATGTGTACATGCTTATGATTTATGTGGTTACTGCGATTTATGTGGAGGTTATCTGAAACCCGACTCAAATGCAAGAACAACTGCGGCAGAAAATCAGTTATGTCCCACTGCCGCTATTGAGCGAAAGTTTATCGAAGAGCCTTATTTTGAGTATCATATCAACGAAGACCTTTGTATTGGTTGTGCCAAATGTGTAAAAGGTTGTACATCGTTTGGAAACGGCTCCCTGCACCTTCAGATTATCCACGACATTTGCCTGAATTGTAATGAGTGTTCCATTGCAAGGATGTGTCCTTCGGATGCAATAAAAAGAGTAAAGGCAAGTGAAGCCTACAATATTAAAGGAGACTGGACAAAACCAACTACCTGA